The genomic interval TGCTTGTGTATCCACTTGGGGAGACTTGTGCATATGTAAGTGTGCGTTGGGTGCAGGCGGGTACAGTGGGGGCATTGTTAGGCAGCTTTTTGGGGTAGGCGTGTGAAAAAGCAGTAAAGATGTCACACTGCAGCTGGCACAGGACAGCGCTGATGGACCGCTCACACTCACAGCATTGCCTTTGTTTTTAGTGAAAGACAGATAGTCACTCCCATCCACAGACACTGTATTTTATTACACGTGATGCCAAAGGCCGACCACCTCACTTCGGTTTTTCTCTGTTGCATAACACAAGATATTGACAGTTTAGGTGGATAATTTGCATCCACAGTCAAACAAGTAAGTGGGTTAAATTCCCCATGGAGGAAGTAAAACAAGGAGCTTTTATGAACAGTATGAAAATATGCAGTACAAAACAGAGTAAGTACCGGATGTTTACAGAAGACAGGTGACAAAGGGTCCAGGTCAGAGTGGTTTTCGGAGGGAGAGAGTGGCTGAGGAGCAGGCTGAGCGTGGCAGATTACAGAGAGCAGTAGATGATCCTGGCAGGACTGAGAGTAGAGGTCAGAGAACAGGCGGGATGCAGAAAAACAAGAGTTgagttggaaaaaaacaaagtgtgaaTACTGCAAggttaaatgaaacacagagcGAAGACTGGACCATCACACACTAGAAGGTGCTTGGGGATtccatacctccaccaaagctAACTCCCTATCCTGCCGTGTGAAAGAAAGTCATTAAACAAACCCTGGCTCCAAATTTTTAATGGGCTTTTCCTTTGGTCTTGCCCCACCCCGCCACAGAATTTGATGGACATCGTTCAGTAGGGTTTGAGTCTGCTGAGAGACAcagactgacaaacaaacagcagtgcaAACAAACGCTCATTGGCCAACATAACCAGAAGCAGTGATAGTGCTGTGTTGTCATCAGGCTGATGGTGCTGCAACTTGTGAAAATGTGATTATTCCagtttcataataaatgttgaaaaatacattAAGAAAAAGCTAAATCAATAATTTACCTGTAAAATTATTTCTATATGCGTTTCTATCTTGTAACAAATACAACCTCCGTTATTTGTAGAAAATATCCTCCACAATTTGTTATTAAATGGTACAGTATTTCCCCCAAAGTGTACATTTCAGatatacaaaacattttttttacaatggtGTCACGTAATGCATACTGTCTATATTcttaaaatgaaatttaaaatattatcCTTTGTTGAATGGGGTGATGTTTAAGGTGTGTACCTGGTGCTTCATCCTATGGAGAACTGgagttgtttgtgtctgtgtctgtaacTTTTATTGTGAGGAAGTGACCGtatgttttttcctcttctctccacaggAGGATTGAGCAGCCTTGCAGCCTTGCAGCCCTACATCctgactgtctctgtctccatttGAGTGTCTGAATGTCCAAGATGGCTCAGAGGGGCCTTGACTGGTGGATCCCCCGCTGACGCCTCCGATCCCCAGACATCCGCCCCAACTTGACCCATCTCCCGCCGGCTTTGGAGTTCCCTTGTTCCGCGGAGCTTCCCTCCCTATTTAAGCCGTCGCCATGGCTAGCCTGGGGCTCAATGAGACCGGAATGGAGAACTGCAGGATTGACGACTCCTTTAAGTACAACTTGTACTCTGTGGTCTATAGCGTGGTCTTTGTGTTGGGCCTGATCACCAACTGTGCTGCCCTCTTTGTATTCTGCTTCCGGATGAAGATGAGCAATGAGACCACAATGTTTATGACTAACTTAGCTTTATCTGAtttagtgtttgttttcacGCTGCCGTTCAAGGTCTTCTACAATGTTAGACGCAACTGGCTGTTCGGAGATGGACTTTGTAAAATTTCGGGAACGGCCTTCATCACCAACATCTACGGCAGCATGCTCTTCCTCACCTGCATCAGTGTAGACCGCTTCCTGGCAATAGTCTACCCTTTCCGCTCACGCTCTATACGCACACGCAGGAATGCAGCGCTGGTGTGTGCTGCCGTGTGGCTGACAATCCTGGGTGGAGGAATATCAGTGACCTTCTTCTCCACCATCAACAGCAAAAACCAATCCACCAAATGCTTTGAGGGCTTCTCTCAGAGCACCTGGAGGACCTACCTGTCCAAAATCACCATCTTTATTGAGGTGAGTGAGCCGCAACAGGCTCAAAGTCACACAGTTTTACATGCACACTATGTAAACATGTAATTTAGATACATAGTAAAGTTTCTTTTCATTACTGTCCCAGATCGTGGGCTTCCTCATCCCCCTGCTGGCCAACTTGGTATGTTCCTCACTGGTACTGAGGACTCTGCGTCGCCCTGCAACTGTTGGTCACGGCTGCGACAGCAAGAGGCGTGTCTTACGGATGATTGTGGTGCATCTGGGCATCTTCATCATATGCTTCGTGCCTTACAACTCTATCCTCTTCCTTTATGCCCTGGTGCGGACCCAGGCCCTGGCTAACTGCGCCATTGAGCGATTTGCTCGAACTCTTTACCCGATCACGCTGTGCCTGGCCAGCCTCAACTGCTGCCTGGACCCCGTGGTGTACTACTTCACCTCAGAGAGCTTCCAGAAAAGCTTGACCCAGGGAGGAAAAGGGTCAGGCTCTCGACCTGAGAGCATCCCCCGCAGTGATGCAGAGACCCAGGACACAACAAACACTCTCcctaaagacacacacactgtagccAGCAATGGAAAAGAGGCAAATGTGTCTGAAAGTCAGTTCTGATTCAGCAGGGAAGATGGAAGAGAAAGAAGGACATGGTGGGTTTTCAATGACATGAGCCCTGATTTGggggaaaaataaacaatcagCTGTTTGGTCCTGGAAGTGACAAACACATAGCTCAACAGATTAGTTAAGTCCTGAGGTAAGTCCTGAGGTATGGCCTGGGCTTTAGGGATTAATCCGCCACAGGAGAACAGAGGAATGTATCTGTGTTTATTATGAGAGAAAGCCACAGGGACCAGAGAACCACACAAATCACGACTATTTTGAAAGTGCAGAGACATGCAGAGCCTCTAAAAGAGACTCCCATACATCACCACTCAGGCTTaacatgcacaaacactcacaaatgCACTGGATAAGATGGAAAATTCCGTCCTCATTGTTGAAATACACtgataaatacttttgtaacaCACTGAGCCCGTAGGTCTTATTGTTATAAAGCTCAAGCTTTCACTGTGTATTATATGATGTTAGACATTAATGTTATTACACTTCTAGTTTGGTGAGTCATGTTGAAGTTTGAGGCcattaaatgtcttttttgAAATGCTTCTCTGgcaacatttattatttctgtgtctgttggTCCAGTCAAACTGGCCTTTGTCAGCGTGACTGTTTGAACCAAACGAGGAGTTGTTCTATCCCGGCTCTTGATTTTCACCAAGAAGAAGCCGATGTGGGCTTGTCCTCGGAGGAGAGGGCAGCTCTGATCTGGTGGAGGACCACCATGGCCTGTGTGCTGTGTCACAGCCTAAATGCTTATTATGTCTAAAGCAATGGTCCATTGTTTGCCTCTGAATGAGCTCTCTCTGTCTTAATCTGGCCGTAGACTGCAGATCTGCTCAAAGTCGCTTACACATAGTTACACTGTAAAGTACAACAGTGTTGACCTAAGTCCCCAATCACAGTGCTATGCTGCATGAAGCACAGAATAATAATGAGTCAGCAGAACCACCGGTTTGGGATTGTGTAAAGGAATCTGTTGGTCGTTCGGTAAAACCCTTTTTCCAAATtaacaatcaataaatcaacctTTATCATGCGGGACCTGAACTAAATCACCAGTTGACCATGTATTCACGACAAATCTCTCTTGGTCTGTCTTGACAGTTCTGAAAGTTGAGAGCGAGGGGGGGCTATTTTAGCTTATTTGCTTGCTTTGTACCATCCACATCTCACCCACTGTCAGACTACAAACAGCTCCATGGATGAGGTTTGGATTGTAGACAGTTGTGAGATGAGAATCTCTGGTACAAATACTTACACTGTTTATTAAGATGGACAATACGTCACCACTACTTCCCATTATCAAGAAATCAAGCTAAAATATCTCAGACACAAAATCTGCCattgtgttggttcttggtCAGTCTGTGCAATAGTGAACTTGGGATGAAGCAGGAGTAGTGAGGTCCTGTCTATACACATGCTCACCCAATCACGAGACGATCTCGACTGTCAATCATAATATTCCACTCTGCTTTTATCGCATCACAGAACTAATTAAAATCAGATTTCAACgtgaaattaacaaaaaaataataacttttaaatCATTGATTTGATGTATACTTCAAATTGTtagttttgtccatgtcccatccaataACATGGAAAATGCAGGAGTTATGATATGAATCTTTGTATGCAGTCTGATGAGGAGCTAGAGGGAGCTAGATGTTGTTTTCGAACTTGACAGTCTGGAaaggtttcatttaaaatagCTTAATTAATGAGAAAGTAGGAAAAAAAACTTCTAGCAATACTTTCCTTAATAGGGCACATGATAAAACTAAGCTGGTGTTTACAGTTACAGCTGCTTCAATATGGACTGGTCTTTATGTTTCTATATACACACTAAAGCTCCTGCTGGTGAATGAATTGACTTCTGTCTAGGCCATTATACAAAGTGTACAAGTTGTTTATCCATTATTTCATAGAGCTGGAGATTCATGGCCATACTTGGGAATGCATAAGGTGCCTTTACCTCCTGTGGTATGTATCTGGTCGTGTGAGTGATGTGGCCACGTGCATCCagcaacagacacagagacaacactAGATGGATGCCACTGGGGTCAAGGCTAGAAGTAGAGCAGGAAACAAGAGGAGTTGTAGGGAGGACATAGTGAATGGTTTGCCTTAACCATTGAGTAGTTTGTGTCAAGAATGTGTCACAGAATGTTGCAGCAGAAGacactttaacatttaaactaTCAAACctgttaaggcgtgtttttttatcctatataatgagagaagccgatccaagattttggttcaatcaaatgttttatttaaagatacactgaaaagttattcatagctatggacaattatcacagcctatgctaattaagttagcagtaggaagatgaaaatggccccgaacagaaggggtttggtatagttataacagtagatttgatgtgattggttatgaatatttggaggggagtcaccgcaaatcactttggatctcccttattggtccagccgcagtcccacgcctcttgtcaccgaatccaggaagtgacagcgagcagctctccgtcatacacctacgctactctaccggttgctagggcaactctatctactctgacagtctgatgttgtctcgtaattc from Limanda limanda chromosome 10, fLimLim1.1, whole genome shotgun sequence carries:
- the lpar4 gene encoding lysophosphatidic acid receptor 4 → MASLGLNETGMENCRIDDSFKYNLYSVVYSVVFVLGLITNCAALFVFCFRMKMSNETTMFMTNLALSDLVFVFTLPFKVFYNVRRNWLFGDGLCKISGTAFITNIYGSMLFLTCISVDRFLAIVYPFRSRSIRTRRNAALVCAAVWLTILGGGISVTFFSTINSKNQSTKCFEGFSQSTWRTYLSKITIFIEIVGFLIPLLANLVCSSLVLRTLRRPATVGHGCDSKRRVLRMIVVHLGIFIICFVPYNSILFLYALVRTQALANCAIERFARTLYPITLCLASLNCCLDPVVYYFTSESFQKSLTQGGKGSGSRPESIPRSDAETQDTTNTLPKDTHTVASNGKEANVSESQF